A section of the Polyodon spathula isolate WHYD16114869_AA chromosome 29, ASM1765450v1, whole genome shotgun sequence genome encodes:
- the leng1 gene encoding leukocyte receptor cluster member 1 translates to MNILPKKSWHVRNKDNVARVRKDEARAAEEARERQRRVERAEQEARTNFLRSKCRASLPESGNAALVGKEEEEGGKEGEKHLDLFGERDLGGGEKRGNKDYEADKKQEQEKRERAIGLLVSLGPAPGTATPWYLKGQGSEKEGAPTTGKQEETNRAKKPRTEPEKGTEKERKEEKLKALLDPLRDMERIMKRKRKSEKKEERKSKERRREEAGGSSSLERLREERRRREAAERLRAQALLKKGNEKEGKEEEEDDRSRPYSSQYHPELSRKRQRRDLGSDPYGFNTKKN, encoded by the exons atgaacaTTCTCCCGAAGAAGAGCTGGCACGTCCGCAACAAGGATAACGTGGCGCGCGTGCGGAAGGACGAGGCGCGCGCCGCGGAGGAGGCGCGCGAGCGGCAGCGCAGAGTGGAGCGCGCCGAGCAGGAG gccCGAACGAATTTCCTGCGCAGTAAATGCCGTGCTTCACTTCCCGAGTCCGGGAATGCGGCGCTGGTaggaaaggaggaggaggagggaggaaaagAGGGAGAGAAGCACCTGGACCTGTTCGGAGAGAGGGATCTAGGAGGAGGCGAGAAGAGGGGCAACAAGGACTACGAAGCCGACAAGAAACAAGAACAG GAAAAACGTGAGCGTGCGATTGGTCTGCTGGTGTCTCTAGGCCCTGCCCCTGGCACTGCCACACCCTGGTACCTAAAGGGGCAAGGGAGTGAGAAAGAGGGAGCGCCAACGACAGGAAAGCAGGAGGAGACGAACCGAGCCAAGAAGCCAAGGACAGAGCCCG AGAAGGGGACCGAGAAAGAGAGGAAAGAAGAGAAACTGAAGGCTCTGCTCGACCCGCTCAGAGACATGGAGAGAATAATGAAGAGAAAGAGGAAGAGCGAGAAAAAAGAGGAGAGGAAGAgcaaggagaggaggagagaggaagcAGGGGGCAG CTCGTCCCTGGAGCGACTGCGCGAGGAGAGGAGGCGGAGGGAGGCAGCGGAGCGACTGCGAGCGCAGGCCCTGTTGAAGAAAGGGAACGAGAAGGAGGggaaagaagaggaggaggatgacAGGAGCAGACCTTACAGCAGCCAGTACCACCCAGAACTGTCCAGGAAGAGGCAGAGAAGAGACTTGGGCAGCGACCCGTACGGctttaatacaaaaaagaacTGA